A stretch of Aphanothece sacrum FPU1 DNA encodes these proteins:
- a CDS encoding GIY-YIG nuclease family protein, whose amino-acid sequence MTQLSNLPLVQELGTVRLNNLETLPEDSGVYLVADDTNKVYYIGQSSNLNMALLTHNRLFDFQAVNASKISYLVCDETELIEIELDYINYYNPPLNAGISLEQIKISSVSGDLTPEQQIERYLEICTIIKELEQEKESLKQNIVTFASDYKRERGQNLTYKGVTIFATERKIWQYSEQVKELEEKLKQLKKQEEKNGLAQVAKISVYPTVKGNLIF is encoded by the coding sequence ATGACCCAATTATCTAATTTACCTTTGGTTCAAGAATTAGGGACTGTTCGGTTAAATAATTTGGAAACTTTGCCAGAAGATTCTGGGGTTTATTTGGTGGCTGATGATACTAACAAGGTTTATTATATTGGTCAATCTTCTAATCTTAACATGGCTTTGTTAACTCATAATCGTTTATTTGATTTTCAAGCAGTTAATGCCAGTAAGATTAGTTATTTAGTTTGTGATGAAACAGAATTAATTGAGATAGAATTGGATTACATTAATTATTATAATCCTCCTTTAAATGCAGGTATCTCTCTTGAGCAAATTAAAATATCTTCTGTTTCTGGGGATCTGACTCCTGAACAACAAATAGAACGTTATTTAGAAATTTGTACAATTATTAAAGAATTAGAACAGGAAAAAGAGTCTTTAAAACAAAATATTGTTACTTTTGCTTCTGATTATAAACGGGAACGAGGACAAAATTTAACTTATAAGGGCGTGACAATTTTTGCTACTGAACGCAAAATTTGGCAATATTCAGAGCAAGTAAAAGAATTAGAAGAAAAACTAAAACAACTAAAAAAACAAGAAGAAAAAAATGGTTTAGCTCAAGTTGCTAAAATTTCAGTTTATCCAACAGTTAAAGGTAATTTAATTTTTTAG
- the cruF gene encoding gamma-carotene 1'-hydroxylase CruF, translating to MSTLIRVERSLLIGHILSMAFGLAGLLLVLPHPKFIANLPAIGQTAFAWSMVGGGVMYMLLGMAAVLVYAYRILGVWHCLGFMLPALTISLSSELLGTSTGFPFGHYRYLTGLGYKIAGLVPFTIPLSWFYLGFSAYLIARAGLNGKSIPNWLKTLGSIVLGAIFLTAWDFVLDPAMSQTTMPFWVWEQPGAFFGMPYQNFVGWFGTGASFMTVATIIWQLKPLTLPKTQLGLPLAIYISNFAFATVMSVGAGIYIPIGLGILVGLMPVLLLYRMATTQTEELIPQNMVVSVNPVRVISK from the coding sequence ATGAGTACCCTAATTCGTGTAGAACGTTCTCTCCTCATCGGTCATATCTTATCAATGGCCTTCGGACTGGCGGGACTATTACTTGTATTGCCCCATCCTAAATTTATTGCTAATCTACCTGCTATTGGCCAAACCGCCTTTGCTTGGTCTATGGTCGGAGGTGGTGTCATGTATATGTTGTTAGGCATGGCAGCAGTATTGGTTTATGCTTATCGTATCCTTGGTGTTTGGCACTGCTTAGGATTTATGTTACCTGCATTAACCATTTCCTTAAGCAGTGAATTATTAGGAACCAGTACGGGTTTTCCTTTTGGACATTATCGCTATTTAACCGGATTAGGTTATAAAATTGCCGGATTAGTACCCTTTACCATCCCTCTATCTTGGTTTTATTTAGGCTTTAGTGCTTATTTAATCGCTCGTGCGGGCTTAAATGGTAAATCTATCCCTAATTGGCTAAAAACTCTCGGTTCTATCGTTCTGGGAGCTATTTTCTTAACTGCTTGGGACTTTGTTTTAGATCCAGCCATGAGTCAAACTACTATGCCGTTTTGGGTTTGGGAACAACCAGGTGCATTCTTTGGAATGCCTTACCAAAACTTTGTGGGATGGTTTGGCACAGGGGCAAGCTTTATGACTGTTGCTACCATCATTTGGCAACTAAAACCCCTTACTTTGCCCAAAACTCAATTAGGACTTCCCTTAGCCATTTATATCAGTAACTTTGCCTTTGCGACTGTCATGAGTGTAGGGGCAGGTATTTATATTCCCATAGGGTTAGGCATTTTGGTGGGTTTAATGCCTGTTTTGTTACTGTATCGCATGGCTACGACTCAAACCGAAGAATTGATTCCTCAAAATATGGTAGTTTCGGTAAATCCTGTTAGGGTAATATCTAAGTGA